A genomic segment from Phormidium ambiguum IAM M-71 encodes:
- a CDS encoding HAMP domain-containing histidine kinase, which produces MRSPNYIRRFLQFPQEISLQFLLIALLALQIICSISIILIVPESYFLVPLSHSIEKIIFLCIIAGILAAIGITIISHWVSKPILELKIAAKKMATGDLEESITISGVSELKELAMSLNQMAKQLQVSLTDLIALNTVDISDRLRLEQELANSQTKLNDILNTATASIASFRVYQNYTWQAEFYSSGCLTIFGYTAEELMADKQLWASRILLEDWQSVIIPCFQGIFNQCNQTVDYRFLHKDNSWRWIRAVFTSRRDEQANCWIMISVDTDITERKEMEQQLKIASDELEKRVILRTSELAETNQLLKREIQERKQAEEALAASQHFIETIADTTPNLLYIVNPIQKRFVYVNQQYVKFFGRPTEEIKLSETFFTEVTHPNDVMKVFENFQKLTRLTDEEIIENEFRVRNFDGEWRWLHTRDVVFSRTADGLPEQILGTAVDVTVAKELETARMQAEQQIHFQASLLDAVHQAVIVTDLSGTIIYWNRYAETMYGWTAEEALGNSIIELIPIPNLQQQASEIMNQLRLGASWSGEFWVQKRNGTVFPCIVIDSPIYNERGEITGVIGVSIDISDRVLAEEELKRTKAELEVRVAQRTAELIQANRQLQHELNQRQQAEIALQEELLERKRAEAALQQSEALFRSLSESAPIGIFKTDAQGNCVYANPRCQPISGLKMEESLGDGWMRSIDANDLNNILAQWRENKTKQQEFSVEICYCHPDGTVRFGRTKIAPIISKTGETIGQVGTIEDITEARAIEQMKSEFISIVSHELRTPLASIRGSLGLIAAGVLDDDPEAAKQMLEIAAIEADRLVRLVNDIVDLERLELNKVTLDKQWCDAYSLMQQSVQALRHLSEESQITLQLEPVSMQIWADADRIIQTLVNLLSNAIKFSPPQSIVKLSAQEQSDRVLFQVQDCGRGIPADKLETIFGRFQQVDASDSRSKGGTGLGLAICRNIIQQHGGTIWVESILEKGSTFYFTLPLPWE; this is translated from the coding sequence ATGCGATCGCCAAATTATATCCGTAGATTTTTGCAATTTCCTCAAGAAATATCGCTCCAATTCTTGTTAATTGCTTTATTAGCATTGCAAATTATTTGTTCTATTAGCATCATTTTAATTGTTCCAGAATCATACTTTTTAGTTCCCCTAAGCCATAGTATAGAAAAAATAATTTTCCTTTGTATTATAGCCGGAATTTTAGCAGCTATAGGCATAACAATTATTAGTCATTGGGTAAGTAAGCCCATATTAGAATTAAAAATAGCTGCTAAAAAAATGGCTACTGGAGATTTAGAAGAAAGTATCACAATTTCTGGAGTCAGTGAACTTAAAGAATTAGCAATGTCATTGAATCAAATGGCTAAGCAGTTACAAGTATCTCTGACTGATTTGATAGCATTAAATACTGTTGATATTAGCGATCGCTTACGCTTAGAACAAGAATTAGCCAATTCTCAAACTAAACTTAATGATATTCTCAACACTGCCACTGCATCGATCGCTAGTTTTCGAGTTTACCAAAATTACACTTGGCAAGCAGAATTTTATTCTTCTGGCTGTTTAACTATATTTGGTTACACTGCTGAAGAATTAATGGCAGATAAACAACTTTGGGCATCACGAATATTACTAGAAGATTGGCAAAGCGTAATTATTCCCTGCTTTCAAGGAATTTTTAATCAATGTAATCAAACTGTTGACTATCGATTTTTACACAAAGACAATTCTTGGCGTTGGATTAGAGCCGTTTTCACTTCTCGCCGCGATGAACAAGCTAATTGTTGGATTATGATTTCCGTCGATACTGATATCACAGAACGCAAAGAAATGGAACAGCAATTAAAAATTGCCTCCGATGAATTAGAAAAGCGTGTAATCTTAAGAACATCTGAATTGGCAGAAACTAATCAGCTTTTAAAACGAGAAATTCAAGAACGTAAACAAGCAGAAGAAGCCTTAGCAGCCAGCCAACATTTTATCGAAACGATTGCTGATACAACACCAAATTTACTTTATATTGTTAATCCAATTCAAAAACGATTTGTTTATGTAAATCAACAATATGTGAAATTTTTTGGTCGTCCTACTGAAGAAATTAAATTATCAGAAACTTTCTTTACTGAAGTAACTCACCCAAATGATGTAATGAAAGTATTTGAAAACTTTCAAAAATTAACCCGACTCACAGATGAAGAAATTATTGAAAACGAATTTCGGGTAAGAAATTTTGATGGTGAATGGCGTTGGTTACACACAAGAGATGTAGTTTTTTCTCGCACTGCTGACGGTTTACCAGAGCAAATTTTAGGTACGGCGGTTGATGTGACTGTCGCCAAAGAATTAGAAACAGCAAGAATGCAAGCAGAACAACAAATTCATTTTCAAGCTAGCTTATTAGATGCGGTGCATCAAGCGGTAATTGTTACTGATTTGTCAGGCACAATAATTTACTGGAATCGTTATGCAGAAACTATGTATGGTTGGACGGCAGAAGAAGCATTAGGAAATTCAATTATTGAGCTTATTCCTATACCCAATTTACAACAACAAGCTAGTGAAATTATGAATCAATTAAGATTAGGAGCTAGCTGGTCAGGAGAATTTTGGGTACAAAAAAGAAATGGCACAGTTTTCCCCTGCATTGTCATTGATTCACCTATTTATAACGAGCGGGGAGAAATTACAGGAGTTATAGGAGTTTCAATTGATATTAGCGATCGCGTTTTAGCCGAAGAAGAATTAAAACGTACTAAAGCTGAATTAGAAGTGAGAGTTGCTCAAAGAACAGCAGAATTAATCCAAGCTAATCGGCAATTACAACATGAATTAAACCAACGTCAACAAGCCGAAATAGCTTTGCAAGAAGAACTCTTAGAACGTAAACGCGCCGAAGCTGCCTTACAACAAAGTGAAGCGTTATTTCGCTCCTTAAGTGAGTCTGCACCGATTGGAATTTTTAAAACAGATGCTCAAGGTAACTGTGTTTATGCAAATCCCCGTTGTCAACCAATTTCTGGCCTGAAAATGGAAGAATCTTTGGGTGATGGGTGGATGCGATCTATTGATGCAAATGACTTAAATAATATTCTTGCTCAATGGCGAGAAAATAAAACTAAACAACAAGAATTTTCTGTAGAAATTTGCTATTGTCATCCAGATGGAACAGTGCGATTTGGGCGGACAAAAATTGCTCCTATTATTTCCAAAACCGGGGAAACTATAGGTCAAGTTGGAACTATAGAAGATATTACCGAAGCGCGGGCGATCGAACAAATGAAAAGCGAATTTATTTCCATTGTCAGCCATGAATTACGAACTCCATTAGCTTCTATTCGTGGCTCTTTGGGATTAATTGCGGCTGGCGTATTAGATGACGATCCAGAAGCCGCTAAACAAATGTTAGAAATAGCTGCTATTGAAGCCGATCGCTTAGTTCGTTTAGTTAATGATATTGTAGATTTAGAACGCTTGGAATTAAACAAAGTTACTCTTGATAAACAATGGTGTGATGCTTATAGTTTAATGCAGCAATCTGTACAAGCATTGCGTCATTTGTCGGAAGAAAGTCAAATTACTCTGCAACTAGAGCCTGTCTCCATGCAAATTTGGGCTGATGCCGATCGCATTATTCAAACCTTAGTTAATTTGTTAAGTAATGCGATTAAATTTTCGCCTCCACAAAGCATAGTAAAACTTTCTGCTCAAGAACAATCAGACCGAGTTTTATTTCAAGTACAAGACTGTGGCAGAGGAATTCCAGCCGACAAACTCGAAACTATTTTTGGCCGTTTTCAACAGGTTGATGCTTCTGATTCTCGTAGCAAAGGTGGAACAGGATTAGGATTAGCCATTTGTCGCAACATCATACAACAACATGGTGGCACAATTTGGGTAGAAAGTATTTTAGAAAAAGGCAGCACTTTCTATTTCACGCTACCATTACCTTGGGAGTAA
- a CDS encoding DUF1830 domain-containing protein codes for MIDVYNATGDPSNSMQLTLCHYKNFSDKLQILRIANVPNWYFEKVVFPGEALLFQAPPQGVLEVHTSAKVTTILADTINCDRLRVQEQIYVTEDNIFPHQEDNNANNSANIVNIS; via the coding sequence ATGATTGATGTGTACAATGCTACAGGAGATCCATCCAATTCAATGCAACTCACTTTATGTCATTACAAAAACTTTTCTGATAAATTGCAAATTTTGCGAATTGCGAATGTCCCTAACTGGTATTTTGAGAAAGTGGTTTTCCCAGGAGAAGCTTTGTTATTTCAAGCACCGCCTCAAGGGGTGTTAGAGGTTCATACTAGTGCTAAAGTAACTACGATTTTGGCAGATACGATCAATTGCGATCGGTTACGGGTACAAGAACAAATTTATGTTACAGAAGATAACATTTTTCCTCATCAAGAAGACAACAATGCCAATAATTCTGCCAATATAGTCAATATCTCTTAG